The genomic interval TCGGCGTACATCAGCCGCCGGTGCGTCAGCCGCAGCCAGCGCAGGGCGAGCGCGTACGCGAGGACGACGGCGGTGATCAGCCACACCGTCCAGAGCAGCGCCCCCTCCAGCTGCAGGGCGCTGTAGTGGTAGCCCAGCGCCGACAGAACCGCGACCGCGAGCGGGGTCCCCACCAGCAGCGGGTACCACACGCGGTGGAAGCGGGCCAGGGGGCGGCCGGGCTCGTGCCACATCGCCGCGCCCAGTGCGCCGTGGCGGCGGAACATCAGCGCCATGAAGACGCTGACGCCCGCCAGCGTCACCAGCAGAAAGAGCCGGCTGATCAGGCGGAGGTCGACCTGCTCGAAGCCCGCGGCGTCGACCGCGGCGGCGGTGCTGGAGGTGCCCTCGGGCGACAGGAAGTTCGAGCAGAAGCGGAAGGCGGCGAGCAGGAGCCCGAGCTTGAGGATCGCCGAGCGGAGCGCCCGGCAGCCGGGCTTGGGCCAGAGGAAGTGGACCACGGCGAGCCCGTCCTCGCGGGTGATCGCCCGGACCAGCAGCACGGGTCCGAGCACCACCGCCGCCCCGACCAGGCCCGCGCCCACCTGCGCCACCACGCCCGCCTGCCCCGCCGGCGCCAGCGCCCGGCCGATGGCGAAGAGCATGAGCGGGAAGGGCAGCGCCACGAGCACCGTCGCGCCGAAGGCCCGCAGCGTGTAGCCGAAGCGGTCGCGGGCCAGGGTGCCCACCGGCTCGCCGAGCTCGCTGAGCAGCCGGCGCAGCCTCGACCGCACGATCAGCAGCACCAGCCCGAGGAGGAACAGCACCGCCTCGATGGCGGGGGGCGGCACCAGCCGCCGGCCGGCGGTCTCAACCGCGTCGGCGGGGTCCAGGCGGGTCCACCACTGCCACGCGGCGGAGGAGGCGCGGGGAAGATCGCCCAGCCCCAGGCGCCCCAGGTTCGGGGTCCAGAGCAGACGCTCGTCGAGGAAGTCGCGGTAGTCCCGCAGCGCGTCGAGGCGGTTCTGCTCCGCGGCGAGCAGGTCGACCACGTCGCTCTGCGCACGGTCGGCCGCGGCGGAGGTGGCATCGAGCAGCCGGCCATAAGCCGCGGCGAGTTCGTCGAGCCTCCGCAGCGCCGCGGCGCCCGCCGCGGGGCCGAGCGCTTCGCGGGCGGCGGCGATCCGCGTGCCGAGGTTCCGTTTGTCGTCGGCGAGGTCCAGCAGCGTGGTCGCGTACTCCGCGCGACGCTCCTGCAGCGCCCGGACGCGCTTGGCGAGCCCGGCGGGGTTCTCCAGCTCGCGCTGCCGCGCCTGGAACTGCACCCCCACCGCCTCGGTCATGCCGAACTCGACCCGCTCGCGCGCGGAGGCGAGCTGGTCGCGGTAGAGCGCGGCGTCCTCGGCCACCTTGCCGGCCTTGCCGGCGTAGGCCGCGGCTTCCTCCTCGATCTTCTGCTGCCGCTCGGCGAGCTCGACCAGCCGCTCGGCGAGCCGGCGGACCGCCTGCGGCAGATCGCCCGCGTCGGCGGCGGCCTGCCGAGCCGCTTGAGCCTGCGCCTCGGCTTCGGCCTGCCGCAGCGCCGCGTCGCGGGCGTTGAGCAGGTCCAGCGTCCGCTGGAGCCGGGCGCTGCGGACCTCCAGCGTCTCGAGCTTCAGGCGCGACAGCCGCTCCCGCAGCGGCAGCGAGGTGGCCAGGCCCACCAGCTGCTCCAGCTCGGCCTGGGCCGCCTGGAGCTGGGCCTCGCGGAGACTCCTCGCGGGGCCCTCCTCCGCCTCGGCGAGCAGCCGCTCGGCGTCGTCGACCGCTTCGCGGGCCGCCTCGGTTTCGGCCGCCAGGCCTTCGAGACGGCGTGTGAG from Phycisphaera mikurensis NBRC 102666 carries:
- a CDS encoding mechanosensitive ion channel domain-containing protein, whose translation is MRRSRPRPRRHAACLLLLLLSAALPTAPAVDAAGQLPGFEAASAPTPSSDAATPAPDLAEEQASAEAARAASEARTDADVAFAASARGTLLPEAEAELAAAREAAPPLDRAAVAALAPGELRAALEDYEAEAATLRASVVSTRAEADRLTRRLEGLAAETEAAREAVDDAERLLAEAEEGPARSLREAQLQAAQAELEQLVGLATSLPLRERLSRLKLETLEVRSARLQRTLDLLNARDAALRQAEAEAQAQAARQAAADAGDLPQAVRRLAERLVELAERQQKIEEEAAAYAGKAGKVAEDAALYRDQLASARERVEFGMTEAVGVQFQARQRELENPAGLAKRVRALQERRAEYATTLLDLADDKRNLGTRIAAAREALGPAAGAAALRRLDELAAAYGRLLDATSAAADRAQSDVVDLLAAEQNRLDALRDYRDFLDERLLWTPNLGRLGLGDLPRASSAAWQWWTRLDPADAVETAGRRLVPPPAIEAVLFLLGLVLLIVRSRLRRLLSELGEPVGTLARDRFGYTLRAFGATVLVALPFPLMLFAIGRALAPAGQAGVVAQVGAGLVGAAVVLGPVLLVRAITREDGLAVVHFLWPKPGCRALRSAILKLGLLLAAFRFCSNFLSPEGTSSTAAAVDAAGFEQVDLRLISRLFLLVTLAGVSVFMALMFRRHGALGAAMWHEPGRPLARFHRVWYPLLVGTPLAVAVLSALGYHYSALQLEGALLWTVWLITAVVLAYALALRWLRLTHRRLMYAELLRKRDAQKAAAAAAQKAAEEKKEAARAARRAGAIEGDDDEEDTDEGEDDAREQLAAIAEQAVEGDAQITPFSLNEKTGKLIKLCCGLALLLGLYLVWSDLLPALEFLNTVKLPLLKQTEAVDGVDVTTPVTLGQLVLCAALLVLTFTTGRHLPGLLDLLVLTRFSVQAGTRYAATMLTQYVIVAAGLLLALSAIGLGWGRLQWLVAALSVGLGFGLQEIFANFVSGLIILFERPIRVGDTVSIGETTGVVTRIRIRATTITDLDLRELIVPNKEFITGQLINWSLSNPVIRLIIPVGIAYGSDTRLAQKLLIQVARKHKDVLNEPAASALFMGFGDNTLDFELRIFVKEVLRRFQILSELNLAIDDAFADAGITIAFPQRDVHLDTLKPLEVVLHREGGASAAPTKRRSEEVRK